DNA from Cloacibacillus sp. An23:
CAGAGGCGTTTCAAGAATCAGCCTGTGGCGCGACGAGCCCGCCATTCCAGCGAGGCTTTTAACGGCGAGCGGACGAGGCCCGATGACCTCCAGGAGCACGCCGTCCGAAACCGGCGACACACGAATTTCGTCAACAAGCGGTATGTCGTCGTAGCGGCGCGTCCAGCGTTCGCCTTGCGTCCTCTCGATTTTAAGCACATCCCAGCCGAAATCGTTCCACCAGTCCTTTCTATCGGCGTTCCGGGGAAAACGCGCGCCGCGCCAGAAAAAAGCGGCGGCCGCGCCGTCCCTGTTCACCGCGGCGGGCAGCGGCATATCCGTGCCGCGAAACTCAAGCAGAAGCTGGTTCGAACCGATCTGATAAACGCGCACGGCCTCGACGGACGGAGCACGCCCGTCGATCTTCCTCGCCGGGGCCTGAACAGCGAAGGCTTCCCCGCACACGGCCAGAACGAAAACCACGGCACAAACAGCCAGCCTCGCTACAATCCTGCGACGTATTCCCTGTCCGCCCATCGCCACGTCACTCCGTCAGAGCTTATCCTCACAACGCGCCCGGCGCCGGCGCCGAAAACGTCGCCGGCTCTGAACACGGATCCGGGCATTTCCCCGTCTATATCCAGAACGCAGACGCTTTCGCCCCCGAGCACGGCGAGCGCTTTCAAAATCACAGTCGGCGCGTAATCAGGAAGCCTGCCTCCGCCCGCGGCATCGCCGCCGGGAACAAAAAAAGAGACGGGCGAAGCGGCCTCCGGAGCGCCGCCGCGCACGCTCAGCACGCCGGATTTTACATAATCGTCATAAAGCGCGCGGTCGAGCGCAAACCTTTTCGCCTCTTCCACAGCTTTCACATCGGGAGAAAAACTCTGTCCGGTCCGCGGCTCCGCCGCGCGCAGGCGGCAGATCCGCTCCGCACATCCAAGCAGGAACGCCGCGGAAAGCATAAACATAAGCGAAACAGCGGCGGCCCGTCCGTAAATACCGGACGAAGAGCCTAACCTATCCGCCAGTCCTTTCACGTGCCAACGCTGACCGTTCATCGCCCTACGACGCCGTCCTCGCCGGCTGTCGCGGAAATATCGACAGAAAAAGCGACTTCGCCGGACGGAACTCCTTCGATCGTCAGCTTGGACAAACGCGCTGCGTAAGGAAACGACCTGAGAGACGCCAGGAACTTTCGGAGACGCCGGTATTCGGCGCTCCCGGCCACGCTAAACAACGCCTCGCCCCCCCGCACGGAAACGCCGGAGACCTTGGCCCTCTCCAGCCCGTTGGCGGAAACGGCGTCAAGCAGAGCGGAATAAAACTTATTCGCCGACTCTGGAGAGGCCGGAGCGGACGGAGCGCCGCGAAGCAGCCCCTCGTACTTTTCAAGCGTCGCCTCGCGAGACCCAGCGGCGGAAAGAAGAGCCGCCGACTCGCGCGCAGCCGCATCCATAGCGCCGTATTCCGCGCGCAGACAATTCAGCGCAGACAGCCCGGCGGCAGCCGACACAACGGCGGTCAAGGCGGCGGCGCACAGCGCCGTGCGGGAAAGCAGGCCGCGGCTCGTCACGCAGCAAGCCCCCGCCGCCAGTACACGACAAAAGCCGCACATGAGGACAGCATCACGCGCCTGATATCTTTGAGCTTTACGTTAATTGAAAAGGACTTCACCGAGACGCCTCTGCCCTCGTCCGAAGCGACGGCAGGAACCCCGACGTCTTCAACGGCCGCCAATCGCGCCAGAGCGTCAGCGAAAGCAAGCACGTCACCGTCGCTGAACGCTGTCCCCTTGACAAGAGCCGAGCCGGGCGACATCTCTATACATTCGACAGTCACCTTCGAACCGCACGCCGCAACGCCGTCAAGAAACTCAAGCGCCGGAACGCCCCCGAATACGAAATCAACATTCCGAGCGGCTGCCGATTCCGACGAGCGAAGCTCTTTCAGCGCGGAGGCCGCAGACGCTGCACGTTCCTCATAGATTTTATTTTCGACAGAAAGATTTTTAGCTGTTTTTAAAGACAGAAAAGCTTTTGCCGAAGCTGCGGCAAAAGCTGCTGCGCATAGAAAAAAGATACACAAGGATACGGCGCATAAAACTCCTGCGCGTTTAGCCGCGCGTTCCGTTCGCTCGTCAAGCCTATCCGGTCTTAGGTCAAGCCGGACGGTCATAATCTCTCAGAGCGAGGCCGAGCGCCGCGATCCATCCGTCCTCGGCAGGAAACTCCATGCCGAAACGCCGCTCCGGAAACGCCTCGCTCACGCCGCATTCCGGGAAGGCATCCTCGATCGCCGCGCGAAGCCTCCCCGACGCGAGCGGCCCGAATACCGTCAGCGAATCGAATACGAAGCCGCCGTTGCGCGAAAGCCCGAACTCCACAGACGCGCGCACTCCGCCAGCCAGCGCCGCGGCCCGTTCGTCAAGCGTTGCGCCGCATTCGCCGTAAGGGACAGTTTTATAGAATATGCCGTTTCCCCGCCACAAAAATATAACAAGGGCGTTATCAACTCCGGCATAGAGCAAAACACGCCCGCCGCCGCACGTGCCGCCGAAAGAAACCGCACGTTCTACGGCAGTCTGCTCAGGCTCCACGGACGCGAATCTAAAGCCGCGCGACCGCGCTGCGCCCAATACCGCCTCGACAGGCTTACGGCGCGCCGCCGCCACAGAAAAACGGCGCTCAGAAGAGCCGCCGTCGGACGGATATTCTATCTCATCCAAATCATACACACACTCGCCGTCGCCAAACGGAAAGTGCCTGTCCAATTCGTATCTGAACGCTTTCCTGGCCTCTGAGCGAGTAAGTCCCGGCATAGAGGCGACGCGCAGAAGCGACTCAGCCATCGGCAGCGCAAAGTGCACACGCCGTCTTCGAGCATGTTTTACCGACGAGGAAACAAAACGAAAAATCTCAGACAACTCTTCACTTCCGGCAGAAAAAAGCGAGCCGCCCGTAAAAAACGGCCGCGGCAGCTCACCGGAAGACGACGCGGCGACACGCCCGCCGTCCGCTCCATCAAGCTCCAGATACACATATGAGCGGCTTCCGACATAGAGCCCGGCCGACACGCTTCTCTTATCAAACAGCACGCCGCAGGCCCCCTTCGAACGCTAAGATAGAAATCCACTGCAAATTCTAAGTTATATAGCACAATTACATTACTACTGATGTATTTACTATATCATACGATGAGATAAAACACAATTATTTTGACCGAAAATTCATAACTACAGCATTTGCTTTTTCAAATCAAACAATAGGCTGAGCATAATCCGGAGGCATCGGCCTTTCGATTTTATATGTCTAACGCGGAACGGACTCGTCTTTATTTCAGCGGTATCGTGTATTCCGCAATGTTCTTGTGCCCCGGCCCGGCGTGGGGGTGCGAGCGGCCGGCGAGCTGTTTCTCAGCTAAGTATCTTTCCACGATGTCCGCTATTTCGAGATTGTTCAGGTCGGCGAACATGGCGTGCGTGTTGCCTTTTATGCCTATTTCAGGCAGATGGAGCACACGCGCGTCGCCGCCGCGTTTGTTTATCGCTTCGGCGAACTGTTTCGCCCATGTGAACGAAAGCCTCCATACGTTGACGTTGAATATCTCGCTCGGCTCCGCCGCGATGTTGTCGCCGTAGACTATAAGTATCGGGAATTTCGTCAGCTTCATGAAGGCCTCTTCCGAAACGCGGAACGGCAGCTCGGCATTCCACGAGGCTTCGTCGCCGTGCGCGACTTCTGGAAGTTTTTCGCCCTCCGGCAGGCAGATCTGTCCGGGCTCGAAGGCTATTATCGCCTTGACCGCGCCTTCCGGCGCTTCAATGCCGGCAGCCCAGCCGTATTGTCCGCTGTTTGAGTGAGTAACGAGTATCGCGGGGCCTGTCTGTTCAAGCAGCTCGTTCATTGTGCGCCCCATGACTTTGCGGTAGGCGTTGTCGCGCGGTTCGATTCCCGTGTCTGGCGTCTGCTGGCGGAAGAATTGCTCTACGGCGTCGGGCGTGCGCGGGAACTATACGCCGGGGAAGAAGTACGGCGCTTTGCCGTTCGCCCTGTCCCACACGCCGTTGCGGAAGGCGTCCCAGACGGAGCTTTCGTAAAGCACGGTCTCTATGTCGCTGCCGGTGTTCGGCGCGAGCGTGCGTCCGGCGCGCCCGCGGCGCGGCTGGTCGATGATGTAGGACGCCCATCCGCGGCGCGGCATAATCGCCATGAAGCCCTCGCGCCCGTCCGGCGTCGATTCGTAGCTGCGCCCCGACTGCCCGATGCCGTGCCACATTATAAGCGGATAGTCGCGCGCCTCCATCGGAATGAAGAACTGCGCGTATCCGTGGTCGCCGTGAAATGTCTCTCCGTTGTCGAGCTTCGTCACTGTGCCGCCGAAGAAGAGGCTCCCCATCGTGCGCAGCACTATAGGCCCGTCCCCGGCGCAGGCCGTCCCCGCAAAGAGGACGGCCGCGGCGAGCGCCGCAAGCGCCGTTTTTGCGTATCTTCCGAAAATCTTCATCTGAGTATAAAATCCGCCTTTCTTTATTTAATGTTATCTGTTATCTTTTCACGCGGCGCCGGACGCCGCGAAAGCAAAAAGCCAACAGCGCGCCGGCGTTCCGGAATCGCACGCCGCCGGCGTCAAGCGTTTATTTGGGGAACTGGGACGGAAAGCGCCGCACGCGGCGGCGCGCCCGCCCCACTATGGACGATCAGTCGTTGTTAAGGTTGTGAAAAATAGAAGGGCCTGTCTGCGCCTCGGAGAAAGTTTTCGCCGCGCGTTCCAGCTCCGCGCGTATCTTTATATGCTGCGGGCAGGCCTGTTCGCAGCGCCCGCATCTGACGCACTCCGAAGCCGGTTTCTTGCCGTGTCCCGCTACGAGCCATTCTTCCTGCGTTTTCGCGGAGTCGAGGTTGCCGTAGAGGATGTAGCAGTTCATAGCCGTGAACGTCCCCGATATGCCGATGTCGTTCGGGCACACCTTCGCGCAGTAGTTGCAGGTCGTGCAGGGGATTATCGGATATTTCCCCAGCTCTTCGCGAGCCTTCTCTATCACGGCCTGTTCCTTCTCGTCGAGCGGTTTGAAATCCTTCATGTAAGAGAGGTTGTCTTCCATCTGCCCGACGCTGCTCATTCCTGAGAGCACGGTTATGACGCCCTCGAGGCTCGCGGCGAAACGCACCGCCCACGAGGCGGCGGATGCTTTCGGATTCGCCTCTTCGAATACTTTGCGGACATTTTCCGGCGGCGTGGCGAGCATCCCGCCCTTGACAGGCTCCATGATCACGACCGGCTTGCCGTGACGGCGCGCGACTTCGTAGCAGCCGCGCGACTGTATCGCGGGGTTCTCCCAGTCCGCGTAGTTTATCTGGAGCTGTACGAATTCCACTTCCGGATGCGCGTTCAGTATCTCGTCGAGTTCTTCGGGCTTCGAGTGGAACGAGAATCCGATGTGCTTTATCAGCCCCTCGGCCTTCTTTTCCTGCACGAAGCTCCACATGTCGAAGTCGTCGAATACTTTCGTGCGCTGCTCGCCGAGGTTGTGGAGCAGGTAGAAGTCGAAATATCCCGCGCCCGTGCGCTCGAGCGACAGATTGAACTGCGCGATCGCGTCTTCGCGCGTCTTGCATTCTATCCAAGCGGCGTTTTTCGTCGCGAGCTGGTAGCTTTCGCGCGGGTAGCGCTCGACGAGCGCGGCGCGTATCGCCTCTTCGCTGCCGGGGTAGGCCCATGCCGTGTCGAAGTAGGTGAAGCCCGCCGCCAGGAATTTGTCGACCATCGTCTTGACCTGTTCGACGTCTATCGTTTCTCCGTTTTTCGGCAGGCGCATGAGGCCGAAGCCGAGTTTTTTGATGTTTTCGCCCAAATATGCCATTTCTATCAGTCTCCTGTTTTTCCGGCGGCCTTCCCATGCAGCCGCGTTTTTATCGTAACGGCGCGCCCCTCTGTACGCTTTGGTTATATTTTAGCGCCTGCGCGCTTGACGCGGAATTGTCGAAAATGATATAACGGCGTTTAGATTTTCTAAATGCCGGAGGCTTGCTATGAAAGACAGGCGTCTGCAAGTTTTTTTGACGGCGGCCGATGCCGGGAGTTTCGCCAAGGCGGCGGAGAAGCTCCTGCTTACGCCGGCCTCAGTGATGAATCAGATAAACGCGCTCGAAGCGGAGGTCGGCGCGCGGCTTTTTGAACGCACGAGCCGCGGCGTCTCTCTCACCGAGGCTGGGGAATCTTTCGCGGGAGATGCGAGGCGCATCGCGGAGGAGCTCGAAGAGGCGGCCGCGCGGGCGCGCGAGGCGGCTGACGGCGGGCCGCCGTGCGTCCGCGTCGGCACGTCGCTGCTGAATCCCGCGGGGGTGCTCGTCGACCTCGTCGGGCGTTCGCGCGGCGCGGCGCGCGGCGTGCAGATACAGATAGTGCCCTTCGAAGACGACGGCGCTTCGATATTGTCCACCATAGCGTCGCTCGGGCGCGGCATCGACATCATCGTCGGCTCGTGCGGCTCGCGTTTGTGGGAAAGTATGTGCGGCGTCAGGATACTCGGCGAGTATAACGTCTGCTGCGCGGTGCCGGCCGACCACAGGCTCGCGGGCGCGAAGTCGCTGCGCCCCGCGGACCTTCGCGGCGAGCGGCTCATGATGGGAAAGCGCGGCGATGCCGGCGTGCTCGACTCGCTTCGCGACATGCTCGAAAAAGATTATCCGGAAATCGAGATAGTGGACACGCCGTATTTTTACGACGCCGACATTTTTAATAAAAGCGAACGCGCCGGCTGCGTCCTTCTGACGCTCGACGCGTGGGCCGGCGTGCATCCGTCGCTAGTGACTCTGCCGGTCGAATGGGATTACCGTGTGCCCTACGGCCTGATTTTTTCAAAAACGCCGGCGCGCGCTGTGCGTATTTTTCTCGAAAGCCTCGGCCTGTAGCTCTGCATGAGCGCGGCCGCGCCGAAGACCGGCGGCGGACGTCCGCACGCCCCGGCTGCATAGCGATCTGAAAGCGGAGCGGACCGCACCTCATTTTTTCGCTCGCTCAGGATTAAGAAGCGTCTTTTTCCCCGAAAGCTCGGAGCGCATTATGACGGACTGGTTCGCGGCGGTCCGAGATGAAAGACGTTCTCCGTTTTTTATAACGTAGGCAGCCGCAGCGCGTCCGTTGTACCTCCGTATTGTTGTAATGCAAGACAAAGCGAAGTTTGCGGAAAGCGCGGCGTTTCGGTAAAAATATCGCCGCGCCGTCCGCGCGCGGTAATGATGTATAATGTGACGGTTGATAGGCATTTTGCTGCGAAAGGGAATTTTTGCGATGTTTTTGACGGACAGCCATTGTCACCTGAATAAAGAATATTTTCCGGACGGCCTCGCCGGAGCGTTCGAGCGCGCCGATGCGGCTGGCGTGCGGCGCATGATATTCGCCTCGTCCGATGTTGCGACGAGCCGCGAGGCCGCGGAAACGGCGCGCGTTCATACCGAAGCGCCTGAAATTTACGCGCTCGCTGGCGTGCATCCGCACGAGGCCGCGAATGTATCGCCGTCGTATCTCGACGAGATCCGCGAAATCGCGCGCGCGCCGCGCGTCGTCGCCGTGGGGGAGATAGGGCTTGACTACTTTTACGACATTTCGCCGCGCGACGTACAGCGCCGCGTCCTGCACGAACAGCTCGAGCTCGCGAAAGAACTGCGCCTGCCCGTCGTCATCCACGTCCGCGACGCGAAGGATAGAAACGAGGGAGACGCGAACGGCGAGCTGATTTCGATACTGCGCGAGCACGACGCCGGGAAAATAGGCGGAGTGATACACTGCTTCTCCGGCAGGACGGAGGACGCCGTGGCGGCGCTCGAGCTCGGATTTAATATCTCCTTCGCTGGGCCCGTGACATATCCGAAAAACACGGCGCTGCGCGAAGCCGCGCTGTCCGTGCCCCTCGACAGGATACTCTGCGAGACGGACTCGCCTTATCTTGCGCCGCAGGGATTCCGCGGAAAAACGAACGAACCCTGCCACGTGCGCGAAGTCTACGAATACGTGTCGATGCTGAAGGGCGTTTCTATGGAAGAATTTACCTCGGCGGTCAACGAAAACGTCGAAAGGCTGTTCGGTTTGGAGGCTCGCAATGTTTGAGTATAAAATAGTGGCGCGCTGCCCCGAGACAGGAGCGCGCGCCGGCGAGTTCACGACGCCGCACGGCGTGATAGAAACGCCGGTGTTCATGCCGGTCGGCACGCAGGCGACAGTAAAGGCGATGACGCCCGACGAGCTCGAAGGGCTCGGCGCTCAGATAATATTGGGCAACACATACCACCTGCACATGCGCCCCGGCGAGGACACGGTCGAAGAGGCCGGCGGGCTGCACCGCTTCATGAACTGGAAACGCCCGATACTGACCGACAGCGGCGGCTTCCAGGTGTTCTCGCTCGCGAAGCTCAACAAGATAACCGACGAAGGCGTGGAATTCCGCTCGCACATAGACGGAAGCCGCCATTTCATGCGCCCAGAGGACTCGATGACGATACAGCAGAAGCTCGGAAGCGACATAGCAATGTCCTTCGACGAGTGCGTCTCTTTGCCGACCACTCCCGAATACTCGCGCGAGGCGCTGGGCCGCACGATACGCTGGGCGCGCCGCTGCCGCGAATTCCACAGCCGCCGCGATCAGGCGCTATTCGGCATCGTGCAGGGCGCGCTCTACGAAGATCAGCGCATCGAATGTATAGAACGGCTTGAAGAGATAGGCGGCTTTCCGGGCTACGGCATAGGCGGCCTGTCGGTAGGAGAAAGCCACGCCGAGATGTACCGCGTGCTCGACGCTCTGAACCCGCACATGCCGCAGGACAAGCCGCGCTACCTCATGGGCGTCGGCTTCCCGACCAACTTGGTCGAGGGCGTCGCGCGCGGTATAGACATGTTCGACTGTGTGCTGCCGACGCGCAACGGGCGCAACGGACAGCTCCTGACGCGCTTCGGCAAAATGAACATAAAGAACCTCGCCTTCGCGCGAGACTTCACGCCGGTAGACCCTCAGTGCGGCTGCTACGTCTGCCGCAATTTCACGCGCGCCTACCTGCGTCACCTCTACATGGCGGGCGAGATACTCGCCGCGCGTCTCTGCAGCTGGCACAACCTCTACTTCCTCGTAAACCTCATGAAAGAGGCGCGCCGCGCGATAATCGAAGGCCGCTTCCCGGCCTTCCGCCGCGGATTCATGGAAAACTTCATGGGAGGCGCGTATCTTGACGGACGCCAGTAAAAGCTCCGCGAACACAGCGGAGAGGATGGGATTTGAACCAGAATCGCGGCTCGTAGACGAGCGCGTCGAATCGAGAATAAATACGCTGACGCTGGAGCAGCTTGAAGTAGTCCGGCGCGGCGCGGAAATAATAAAAAGCGGCGGCCTCGTCGCCTTCCCGACCGAAACCGTCTACGGCCTAGGCGCGAACGCGCTCGATGCGGAGGCCGTGCGCCGTATATACGAAACGAAGGGCCGCCCCTCCGATAACCCGCTCATCCTGCACGTATCGTCGATAGAAATGACGGAAGACCTCGTCGAAATCAACTGGCGCGCGCGTATGCTCATGGAAAGATTCTGGCCCGGGCCGCTCTCCATAGTGCTTCCGGCGAAAGAGATAATCCCGCCGCGGACGCGCGGCGGGCTGCCGACCGCGGCGGTGCGTATGCCAGACGGGGCCGTGGCGCTCGCGCTCATAAAATTCTCCGGCCTGCCGATAGCCGCGCCGAGCGCGAACATCAGCGGACGGCCGAGCCCGACCGACGCTGAGACTGTGCGCCGCGACGTCGGCGGCAAAATCCCGCTCGTCATAGACGGCGGCGAAACGCGTTTCGGCGTCGAATCGACGGTGATAGACATGACCGGAGAACACGCCGTCCTCCTGCGTCCCGGCGGCCTTGCGAAAGAGGCGCTCGAAGCGGAGCTCGGCGAAGAGGTCCTCCTGCCGCAGGACCAGAAAATAATAAAGCGCTCGCCCGGCACGCGCTACCGCCACTACGCGCCGGAAATCCCGCTGATACTCGCCGCGCCCGGCGAAATCCCGCAGGACGCGCAAAACTGGGCGTGGATGGGAATAGCCGAACCGAACGGCGCGCCCGCGAAAAAAGTGAAATTCCGCGACGCAGAAGAATACGCGCGCGAGCTCTTCCGCGCCATGCGCGCGCTCGAAAAAAGCGGCGTCTCCGTGATCTACGCGGAACTTCCAGGAGAACGGGGCATCGGCCTCGCGCTGAAAGACCGCCTTATACGGGCCGCCGGAAAATAGAAAAAACAGACGAGACAAAATCCGCGCCGGGCAGTCAAAAGCGCCATCATGCAGCACAAACATTTCGCAGCCGGTCAATGCGGATAGGCGAAAAAACAAATATTGTGCTTGACGATTTTCCACTCGGGTGATAATATACTCTGCGTTGCGGGCGGAAATAGCTCAGTTGGTAGAGCGATGGCCTTCCAAGCCGTAGGTCGCGGGTTCGAGTCCCGTTTTCCGCTCCAAATTCTCGCACAATGGGGCTGTAGCTCAGCGGGAGAGCACTTCCCTCGCACGGAAGGGGTCGGGCGTTCAAATCGCCTCAGCTCCACCAGAAATATCAAGGGTTTTCGGGACTTCTGAAAACCCTTTTTCTTTTCTCATTACTCCTTATTTACTCCATAAAATAATAACGTAAAAACCTTTATCAAAAAAGTAAAAACAAAGGCGAAGCCTAAGCCCCGCCCCTCTGCGATCTACATGTAGTGCTGTTTGATTATTCGGTGGACTCACCGCCTCAAAATCTGATGATGACATAAGAAACGCCGACGCCGCAGACGGCCTCCTTGCGGAACGGGTCGTACCCGCCGAAAAGCCCTACGGCCCACGGAGACGAAAGCCGCCTGTTCTGCTTCGCAAGCCTTTCGGTCTCCGCCTTCCACGCGGCGCGCTCGTCTGCGACGGCGGCCTCCAGTGTTTCGAATTCCTCCGCTATCTGCTCAAGGCTCGCGTTCTGCGCGGACAGGTACTCTCTGAGCGCCGTCAGCTCCGCCGCCTGGGTCTCTATGAGTTCGACCGTATCGCGCCCATCGCATACCGGCACAACGTATGCAGGCTCAGTCAGTTCGTAGCCCGCCGGCCGGAGTCTTATGTTCCCTGTATCGCCCGAGCAGGCCGTTCCAGCGGCGAGCAATATCGCTGTCACTATCAGCGCCGACATCGCGAACAGCTTTCTCTTTCGCATTCCGTATCACCTCCGGCAGTCTGTCCTTTTGCTTCTGCGCCTCAGCTATCGTCTCGGTTATCTTTTTTGACGCTTCTTCCGTGGCCGCAATCTCGCCGGCCGGCGCGCGTATGTCTGCGGCGTTCCGTGCATTAAGCCACACAGCGCACAGAGCGCCGGCGGCAAATACGGCGAGCGCCGCGACAATCCACAGCCATTTATGTTCGGCGAATATTTCTTTAACGCTCATCGTTCGGCCCTCTCGGCCGCTTCACGGCCTCATAGCCGGACTTCCCCGCGGCGGCAGCGAACACAACGCCACCGAAGTAGATACCCAGCTCCTTCGCGTTCGGCGGAACATCGCGCCCAAGCGCCCATGATAGGACGAAGACGAGCATCACAGCCGCCCACGTGAGTATCGCGAGAGGCTTGGTCCAGGGCAGAGTGTTGAGGTATTTGAAAAGCGCGCTCAGGTTGATCTTTCCGCCTATCTTGCAAGCAAGGCTTTTGAGTGCTTCCATTATTTTTCTTCCTTTCCTGCGTTTATCTGGAGCCGCTGGTCGACAATCCGCTCTATCCATCTGCCGCCCTTATGCACGGAGACGGCCACCATGGCGGCGATGCCGAACTCGCCGAGATTCAGCTCGTAGCCGACACAGGTCACGACGAACGCAAGGAACAGGTCAGAGATTATGCCGACGATGAACTTGATAAGGCTGAATCTCTCGCGTCCGAGGTGCTTTTGCAAGAAGTCGACGAAG
Protein-coding regions in this window:
- a CDS encoding aldo/keto reductase, coding for MAYLGENIKKLGFGLMRLPKNGETIDVEQVKTMVDKFLAAGFTYFDTAWAYPGSEEAIRAALVERYPRESYQLATKNAAWIECKTREDAIAQFNLSLERTGAGYFDFYLLHNLGEQRTKVFDDFDMWSFVQEKKAEGLIKHIGFSFHSKPEELDEILNAHPEVEFVQLQINYADWENPAIQSRGCYEVARRHGKPVVIMEPVKGGMLATPPENVRKVFEEANPKASAASWAVRFAASLEGVITVLSGMSSVGQMEDNLSYMKDFKPLDEKEQAVIEKAREELGKYPIIPCTTCNYCAKVCPNDIGISGTFTAMNCYILYGNLDSAKTQEEWLVAGHGKKPASECVRCGRCEQACPQHIKIRAELERAAKTFSEAQTGPSIFHNLNND
- a CDS encoding LysR family transcriptional regulator, which gives rise to MKDRRLQVFLTAADAGSFAKAAEKLLLTPASVMNQINALEAEVGARLFERTSRGVSLTEAGESFAGDARRIAEELEEAAARAREAADGGPPCVRVGTSLLNPAGVLVDLVGRSRGAARGVQIQIVPFEDDGASILSTIASLGRGIDIIVGSCGSRLWESMCGVRILGEYNVCCAVPADHRLAGAKSLRPADLRGERLMMGKRGDAGVLDSLRDMLEKDYPEIEIVDTPYFYDADIFNKSERAGCVLLTLDAWAGVHPSLVTLPVEWDYRVPYGLIFSKTPARAVRIFLESLGL
- a CDS encoding TatD family hydrolase, which encodes MFLTDSHCHLNKEYFPDGLAGAFERADAAGVRRMIFASSDVATSREAAETARVHTEAPEIYALAGVHPHEAANVSPSYLDEIREIARAPRVVAVGEIGLDYFYDISPRDVQRRVLHEQLELAKELRLPVVIHVRDAKDRNEGDANGELISILREHDAGKIGGVIHCFSGRTEDAVAALELGFNISFAGPVTYPKNTALREAALSVPLDRILCETDSPYLAPQGFRGKTNEPCHVREVYEYVSMLKGVSMEEFTSAVNENVERLFGLEARNV
- the tgt gene encoding tRNA guanosine(34) transglycosylase Tgt — its product is MFEYKIVARCPETGARAGEFTTPHGVIETPVFMPVGTQATVKAMTPDELEGLGAQIILGNTYHLHMRPGEDTVEEAGGLHRFMNWKRPILTDSGGFQVFSLAKLNKITDEGVEFRSHIDGSRHFMRPEDSMTIQQKLGSDIAMSFDECVSLPTTPEYSREALGRTIRWARRCREFHSRRDQALFGIVQGALYEDQRIECIERLEEIGGFPGYGIGGLSVGESHAEMYRVLDALNPHMPQDKPRYLMGVGFPTNLVEGVARGIDMFDCVLPTRNGRNGQLLTRFGKMNIKNLAFARDFTPVDPQCGCYVCRNFTRAYLRHLYMAGEILAARLCSWHNLYFLVNLMKEARRAIIEGRFPAFRRGFMENFMGGAYLDGRQ
- a CDS encoding L-threonylcarbamoyladenylate synthase; its protein translation is MGFEPESRLVDERVESRINTLTLEQLEVVRRGAEIIKSGGLVAFPTETVYGLGANALDAEAVRRIYETKGRPSDNPLILHVSSIEMTEDLVEINWRARMLMERFWPGPLSIVLPAKEIIPPRTRGGLPTAAVRMPDGAVALALIKFSGLPIAAPSANISGRPSPTDAETVRRDVGGKIPLVIDGGETRFGVESTVIDMTGEHAVLLRPGGLAKEALEAELGEEVLLPQDQKIIKRSPGTRYRHYAPEIPLILAAPGEIPQDAQNWAWMGIAEPNGAPAKKVKFRDAEEYARELFRAMRALEKSGVSVIYAELPGERGIGLALKDRLIRAAGK